The following proteins are co-located in the Tetrapisispora phaffii CBS 4417 chromosome 4, complete genome genome:
- the TPHA0D01290 gene encoding uncharacterized protein (similar to Saccharomyces cerevisiae PET20 (YPL159C); ancestral locus Anc_8.682) gives MFKVIGKGKVGQIGLSQVRFQSSITFLTNQNLLNKNTRNNNNNATNTNAGASGSSKTATGTGISKTGVATKGLQMSGGLSGKSLADKKVLDYSWLPKVPQTSSITHREITTNSLYSGYRPLFIDNKKGTLLGDVNSTAQDANSSIYEFAMKLNELSEPSPWMMSATGLESYSEWDYVPSKVIKKLKPYDLSIKENDTLNNIGAENQLARTQKNVNKKN, from the coding sequence ATGTTTAAAGTTATTGGTAAAGGTAAGGTTGGACAGATAGGCCTGTCCCAGGTAAGGTTTCAGTCGTCTATTACATTTTTAACTAACCAGAATTTacttaataaaaatacacggaataataacaataatgcCACTAACACCAACGCTGGTGCTAGTGGTAGTAGTAAAACTGCTACAGGAACTGGTATAAGTAAGACCGGTGTGGCAACTAAAGGATTACAGATGAGTGGTGGTCTGAGCGGTAAAAGTCTGGCGGACAAAAAGGTACTAGACTATTCATGGTTACCAAAGGTTCCACAGACGTCATCTATTACACATCGTGAAATAACAACGAACTCGTTGTATTCGGGTTATAGACCTCTCTTCATTGACAATAAAAAAGGTACACTATTGGGTGATGTTAATTCCACGGCGCAAGACGCAAACAGCTCGATATATGAATTTgcaatgaaattaaatgaattgaGCGAGCCATCACCTTGGATGATGTCTGCTACGGGTCTAGAAAGTTATAGCGAGTGGGACTACGTTCCTTCTAAAGttataaagaaattaaaaccTTACGATTTAAGCatcaaagaaaatgatactCTTAATAACATAGGCGCTGAAAATCAACTAGCAAGGACACagaaaaatgtaaataaaaaaaattga